A genome region from Bemisia tabaci chromosome 3, PGI_BMITA_v3 includes the following:
- the cindr gene encoding uncharacterized protein cindr isoform X1 — MVEAIAQFDYTPQEPDELLLQKGDVIGDIVFKSEGWWEGTLLKNKQRGMFPDNFVKVMDEETSSKEAQSKKKSVRLCKVRFSYTPANSDELELKVDDIIQILGEVEEGWWSGQLNNKIGVFPSNFVEEIMNLEPVPTEKHLAKEKTPEPPIADKSPESHSSSIIVGPKTEPDAPSLPPKPVKEQYQALFPWDAQNDDELTLKKGDIITLVTKEVADKGWWKGELNGKIGVFPDNFVTPYVVPEPKSLTTTKTPLNQKDPQLKLAVSPNQIANVRKSLDNSPKAESQSSPPIVSKKPQLPPPPPPALKKPQSSPSAPNSSSSPSGSLSKQNSGTSLKMSLSAAGSPPQSPTKKEREAPATGLVRGSRLSASVSASSVTSPESKVVSSPKDHSESLNSELAKESVDGCLPSKLTSGSYNVTNPPTTPPATSPNTSSNQTNSELTRSNETNGVDTDLDVVSRDGSLYHPTLFRAKAPRKRPPSTIILKEDFTLPEELTNGNGTTNNETNVEVTETSPHQANKPPWVEELKMNQAKKNLLQGRTRVIIGPSQTTCSSNETGTIMTSTTIISSSSVPTTVPAMEQTTTITSGKSGFVTTGVGVTFRPNTSVQRPVSMQALPNDSVSVSLKEWNELYSKIDRLELALINQQESFSKEISSLQKQLSEEVGHRKKMRQEIDKLIDLMTQV; from the exons ATGG TTGAAGCCATAGCTCAATTCGACTATACACCTCAAGAACCTGACGAACTCCTCCTACAAAAAGGTGATGTTATCGGAGATATTGTTTTTAAATCTGAAGGCTGGTGGGAAGGAACTTTGCTGAAAAACAAGCAACGGGGCATGTTCCCTGATAATTTTGTAAAG GTCATGGATGAGGAAACTTCTTCCAAGGAAGCTCAATCGAAAAAAA AATCGGTACGATTATGCAAGGTTCGATTCAGCTACACTCCTGCCAACAGTGATGAATTAGAATTGAAAGTAGATGACATCATTCAAATTCTCGGTGAAGTTGAGGAGGGATGGTGGAGCGGACAACTTAATAACAAG ATTGGTgtatttccttcaaattttgtgGAGGAAATTATGAATTTGGAGCCCGTGCCAACAGAAAAGCATTTGGCCAAAGAGAAGACTCCGGAGCCTCCAA TTGCCGATAAAAGTCCAGAATCGCATTCATCATCAATCATAGTTGGTCCGAAAACTGAGCCAGATGCACCTAGCCTTCCACCTAAGCCAG TGAAAGAACAGTATCAAGCCTTGTTTCCATGGGATGCCCAGAACGATGATGAGCTTACTTTGAAAAAGGGTGACATCATCACATTGGTCACCAAAGAGGTAGCCGACAAAGGATGGTGGAAGGGTGAGCTCAATGGTAAAATTGGAGTTTTCCCAGATAACTTCGTCACGCCGTACGTGGTGCCGGAGCCCAAGTCTCTAACGACTACCAAGACACCGTTGAATCAGAAAGATCCGCAACTGAAACTTGCAGTGAGCCCAAATCAAATCGCCAATGTCCGCAAGTCATTGGACAACTCTCCGAAAGCAGAGTCTCAGTCTAGTCCTCCAATCGTTAGCAAAAAGCCTCAGCTGCCGCCACCTCCACCGCCAGCTTTGAAGAAACCTCAAAGCAGTCCGTCCGCTCCCAACTCCAGCAGCTCTCCAAGTGGATCCCTCTCGAAACAAAATTCCGGAACTTCTCTGAAGATGTCGCTGTCGGCGGCCGGTAGTCCGCCTCAAAGTCCCACCAAGAAGGAACGAGAAGCTCCAGCCACCG GTTTAGTTCGTGGCTCGCGATTATCAGCAAGCGTTTCAGCCTCCAGTGTGACTTCTCCAGAATCCAAAGTGGTCTCATCGCCGAAGGATCACTCAGAATCATTAAACAGCGAGTTGGCCAAGGAATCTGTCGATGGATGTTTGCCAAGTAAACTGACATCTGGATCTTATAATGTGACAAATCCACCTACAACCCCACCGGCCACCTCTCCCAACACCTCATCTAACCAGAcg AACTCTGAATTGACAAGGTCCAATGAAACGAATGGTGTTGATACAGATCTTGATGTGGTAAGTCGCGATGGATCTTTATACCACCCAACACTCTTCAGAGCAAAAGCTCCGAGAAAAAGGCCTCCGTCTACAATCATTCTTAAAGAA GACTTCACCCTTCCGGAGGAACTAACGAATGGAAATGGAACGACTAATAACGAAACCAATGTTGAAGTAACGGAAACATCCCCTCATCAAGCAAATAAACCACCATGGGTGGAGGAGTTAAAAATGAATCAAGCCAAAAAGAATCTTCTTCAAG GGCGAACAAGAGTGATCATTGGGCCAAGCCAGACGACGTGTTCAAGTAATGAGACAGGGACGATAATGACTAGCACAACGATTATCTCATCCTCTTCAGTGCCCACAACTGTCCCTGCGATGGAGCAGACTACAACAATCACATCTGGAAAGTCCGGTTTTGTAACTACAGGGGTCGGTGTCACTTTCCGGCCGAATACAAGTGTTCAGCGACCTGTTTCTATGCAGGCATTGCCAAATGATAGTGTCAGTGTCTCGCTGAAGGAATGGAATGAACTGTATAGTAAA atTGACCGTCTGGAACTAGCACTTATAAATCAACAAGAATCATTTAGTAAGGAAATATCAAGTTTACAGAAGCAATTAAGTGAAGAAGTTGGGCATCGGAAGAAAATGCGACAAGAAATAGATAAATTAATAGACCTCATGACACAGGTATAG
- the cindr gene encoding uncharacterized protein cindr isoform X2 — MDEETSSKEAQSKKKSVRLCKVRFSYTPANSDELELKVDDIIQILGEVEEGWWSGQLNNKIGVFPSNFVEEIMNLEPVPTEKHLAKEKTPEPPIADKSPESHSSSIIVGPKTEPDAPSLPPKPVKEQYQALFPWDAQNDDELTLKKGDIITLVTKEVADKGWWKGELNGKIGVFPDNFVTPYVVPEPKSLTTTKTPLNQKDPQLKLAVSPNQIANVRKSLDNSPKAESQSSPPIVSKKPQLPPPPPPALKKPQSSPSAPNSSSSPSGSLSKQNSGTSLKMSLSAAGSPPQSPTKKEREAPATGLVRGSRLSASVSASSVTSPESKVVSSPKDHSESLNSELAKESVDGCLPSKLTSGSYNVTNPPTTPPATSPNTSSNQTNSELTRSNETNGVDTDLDVVSRDGSLYHPTLFRAKAPRKRPPSTIILKEDFTLPEELTNGNGTTNNETNVEVTETSPHQANKPPWVEELKMNQAKKNLLQGRTRVIIGPSQTTCSSNETGTIMTSTTIISSSSVPTTVPAMEQTTTITSGKSGFVTTGVGVTFRPNTSVQRPVSMQALPNDSVSVSLKEWNELYSKIDRLELALINQQESFSKEISSLQKQLSEEVGHRKKMRQEIDKLIDLMTQV; from the exons ATGGATGAGGAAACTTCTTCCAAGGAAGCTCAATCGAAAAAAA AATCGGTACGATTATGCAAGGTTCGATTCAGCTACACTCCTGCCAACAGTGATGAATTAGAATTGAAAGTAGATGACATCATTCAAATTCTCGGTGAAGTTGAGGAGGGATGGTGGAGCGGACAACTTAATAACAAG ATTGGTgtatttccttcaaattttgtgGAGGAAATTATGAATTTGGAGCCCGTGCCAACAGAAAAGCATTTGGCCAAAGAGAAGACTCCGGAGCCTCCAA TTGCCGATAAAAGTCCAGAATCGCATTCATCATCAATCATAGTTGGTCCGAAAACTGAGCCAGATGCACCTAGCCTTCCACCTAAGCCAG TGAAAGAACAGTATCAAGCCTTGTTTCCATGGGATGCCCAGAACGATGATGAGCTTACTTTGAAAAAGGGTGACATCATCACATTGGTCACCAAAGAGGTAGCCGACAAAGGATGGTGGAAGGGTGAGCTCAATGGTAAAATTGGAGTTTTCCCAGATAACTTCGTCACGCCGTACGTGGTGCCGGAGCCCAAGTCTCTAACGACTACCAAGACACCGTTGAATCAGAAAGATCCGCAACTGAAACTTGCAGTGAGCCCAAATCAAATCGCCAATGTCCGCAAGTCATTGGACAACTCTCCGAAAGCAGAGTCTCAGTCTAGTCCTCCAATCGTTAGCAAAAAGCCTCAGCTGCCGCCACCTCCACCGCCAGCTTTGAAGAAACCTCAAAGCAGTCCGTCCGCTCCCAACTCCAGCAGCTCTCCAAGTGGATCCCTCTCGAAACAAAATTCCGGAACTTCTCTGAAGATGTCGCTGTCGGCGGCCGGTAGTCCGCCTCAAAGTCCCACCAAGAAGGAACGAGAAGCTCCAGCCACCG GTTTAGTTCGTGGCTCGCGATTATCAGCAAGCGTTTCAGCCTCCAGTGTGACTTCTCCAGAATCCAAAGTGGTCTCATCGCCGAAGGATCACTCAGAATCATTAAACAGCGAGTTGGCCAAGGAATCTGTCGATGGATGTTTGCCAAGTAAACTGACATCTGGATCTTATAATGTGACAAATCCACCTACAACCCCACCGGCCACCTCTCCCAACACCTCATCTAACCAGAcg AACTCTGAATTGACAAGGTCCAATGAAACGAATGGTGTTGATACAGATCTTGATGTGGTAAGTCGCGATGGATCTTTATACCACCCAACACTCTTCAGAGCAAAAGCTCCGAGAAAAAGGCCTCCGTCTACAATCATTCTTAAAGAA GACTTCACCCTTCCGGAGGAACTAACGAATGGAAATGGAACGACTAATAACGAAACCAATGTTGAAGTAACGGAAACATCCCCTCATCAAGCAAATAAACCACCATGGGTGGAGGAGTTAAAAATGAATCAAGCCAAAAAGAATCTTCTTCAAG GGCGAACAAGAGTGATCATTGGGCCAAGCCAGACGACGTGTTCAAGTAATGAGACAGGGACGATAATGACTAGCACAACGATTATCTCATCCTCTTCAGTGCCCACAACTGTCCCTGCGATGGAGCAGACTACAACAATCACATCTGGAAAGTCCGGTTTTGTAACTACAGGGGTCGGTGTCACTTTCCGGCCGAATACAAGTGTTCAGCGACCTGTTTCTATGCAGGCATTGCCAAATGATAGTGTCAGTGTCTCGCTGAAGGAATGGAATGAACTGTATAGTAAA atTGACCGTCTGGAACTAGCACTTATAAATCAACAAGAATCATTTAGTAAGGAAATATCAAGTTTACAGAAGCAATTAAGTGAAGAAGTTGGGCATCGGAAGAAAATGCGACAAGAAATAGATAAATTAATAGACCTCATGACACAGGTATAG